A single genomic interval of Lathyrus oleraceus cultivar Zhongwan6 chromosome 7, CAAS_Psat_ZW6_1.0, whole genome shotgun sequence harbors:
- the LOC127107132 gene encoding uncharacterized protein LOC127107132, translated as MVRRELGLELIDKDRSTLYDKLFSNRLSAVRESLMIESFGSQPPEKWMSLPDMGYLIANRYNVVLVCLGNPCITFFPMTSSHSPNVSIYCIGFVNQNHWVQVNMKEGFPLPPVTLDWKKFRSHIATTWMLGFAGRMQHWQLLTPVLA; from the exons atggttcgcagagagttggggttggaattaatagacaaggataggtcaactttgtatgacaagttattttctaatcggttgtcagctgtgagagaatctttgatgatagaatcgtttggttcacagccacctgaaaaatggatgagtctaccagatatgggttacttgatagcgaatcgttataatgttgtacttgtctgtttaggcaatccgtgcatcactttctttccgatgacaagttcacattcaccaaatgtctctatttattgcattggttttgttaaccagaatcattgggttcag gttaacatgaaagaggggtttccattgccaccggtcacattagattggaagaaatttcgttctcatatagcaactacttggatgctaggatttgcaggacgtatgcaacattggcaattacttacacctgtattagcatga
- the LOC127103838 gene encoding PKS-NRPS hybrid synthetase cheA-like: protein MDSTYKTNKYRQPLFEIVGMTSTELTFAVGFAYMESEQTENFCWVLEKLKELFVKKDMCPQVILTDRDLALMKAIEVVFPNSINLLCRFHINKNVGAKCKQHVVNDLQKTIDTLWMEVVWASDEVEYGQRLHQLEQACVDYSGFINYVKDTWLTPHRHRFVGAWINRVLHLGNTTTNRVESAHWKLKQMLGNSIGDMVKCWEAMNNNLRLQLGNIRASFQKSFYEVENAHVSPFYGYLRGSVSRAALRRIAEELLRVDYVGTNRQICGCTLRTSYGLPCACELGRYRVGGIPIPIDVVHVHWRKLTMEVELEIGEDDGSEVDMTAAMDELWRRFRSLDVVGKRALRSRVCELAYPTMTTLCPPPEKIKTKGGVKKKGKKPADYDVYRDPSYHEYVDKASQSSQRQSQPSQTSKKIKLSKKQP from the exons atggatagcacctacaagacaaacaaatatagacaacctttgtttgaaattgttggcatgacatcgactgagttgacttttgctgttggatttgcatatatggagtctgagcaaacagagaatttttgctgggtattggagaaattaaaagagttgtttgtgaagaaagacatgtgtccacaagtgattttgacagatagagatcttgctttgatgaaagcaattgaagttgtgtttcccaactcgattaatttgctatgtagatttcacattaacaaaaacgttggtgccaaatgcaaacaacatgtggtgaatgacctgcaaaagacgatagacacattatggatggaagttgtctgggctagtgatgaggttgagtatggtcagcggttgcatcaacttgagcaagcatgtgttgattatagtggatttattaattatgtgaaagacacatggttgactccacataggcatagatttgttggagcatggattaatcgagtcctacatttgggtaacacaacgactaatcg ggttgaatctgctcattggaagttaaagcagatgttaggaaacagtataggtgacatggtcaaatgttgggaagccatgaataacaacttgaggttacaactgggaaacattagagcttcatttcaaaagagtttttacgaagttgagaacgcgcacgtaagtcccttttatggttatttgcgtggttccgtatctcgagctgctttgagacgtattgctgaagagttattgagagttgattatgttggaactaacaggcaaatatgtggttgtactcttagaacatcttatgggttaccttgtgcttgtgagttaggaagatacagagtaggtggtataccgatacccattgatgttgttcatgttcattggaggaaactaactatggaagttgagttagagataggtgaagatgatggatcagaggtggatatgacagctgcaatggatgagttgtggagacgatttaggtcattagatgttgttgggaaaagggcattaaggagtagggtatgtgaactagcatacccaacaatgacaacattgtgtccaccacctgagaaaataaaaaccaaaggaggagtgaagaagaaagggaaaaaaccagcagattatgatgtttatagggacccttcgtatcatgagtatgttgataaggcatctcaatcttcacaaaggcaatctcaaccatcacagacttcgaagaagatcaaattatcaaagaagcaaccatAA